Proteins encoded by one window of Nocardioides euryhalodurans:
- a CDS encoding DUF3515 domain-containing protein: MLRRRPGTTRSRGVVLCVALTAAVAGCGTDPVAITGPDLDEADSRACRALVDDLPDALGDRERVEVTPADALGAAWGEPAIVLTCGVDEPGGITRTAVCQEVNGIGWFVPDAALEDESLDATLTAVGHRPRVQVSVPAEQRPEGVAAALAGVAGAVEEHTELVRPCL; encoded by the coding sequence GTGCTCCGTCGACGCCCCGGGACCACCAGGTCCCGGGGCGTCGTGCTGTGCGTCGCGCTCACCGCCGCGGTGGCCGGCTGCGGCACCGACCCGGTGGCGATCACCGGGCCGGACCTCGACGAGGCCGACTCCCGCGCCTGCCGCGCGCTCGTCGACGACCTCCCCGACGCGCTCGGCGACCGCGAGCGGGTCGAGGTCACCCCGGCCGACGCCCTCGGGGCCGCCTGGGGCGAGCCCGCGATCGTCCTCACCTGCGGGGTCGACGAGCCCGGGGGCATCACCCGTACGGCGGTCTGCCAGGAGGTCAACGGCATCGGCTGGTTCGTGCCCGACGCCGCCCTCGAGGACGAGTCGCTCGACGCGACGCTCACCGCGGTCGGCCACCGGCCGCGGGTGCAGGTGAGCGTCCCGGCCGAGCAGCGCCCCGAGGGGGTGGCTGCCGCCCTGGCAGGCGTGGCCGGCGCGGTGGAGGAGCACACCGAGCTGGTCCGCCCCTGCCTGTGA
- a CDS encoding thiamine-phosphate kinase, whose protein sequence is MALPPDATVSDVGEFGLISELTSLFEQGEQVLVGPGDDAAVLRVRNGHVVVSTDLMVEGRHFRRDWATAEDVGHRAAAQNLSDINAMGGRATSLTIGLAAPADLPVQWALDFARGFAAECAEVGATVVGGDLTRADQVVIAVTVLGGCTVSPVLRSGAGAGDVLALTGRQGWAAGGLAVLGRGFRSPRVLVEAYRRPEPPYAAGPVAAEAGATSMIDVSDGLLAEARHLAEASGVAIDVRRDAFEVPEPLVAVGSALGADPLGFILGGGDDHALLATFPDTTSVPEGWQVVGEVLEGSGVTVDGAGYDGPTGWTHF, encoded by the coding sequence ATGGCACTTCCCCCCGATGCGACCGTGTCCGACGTGGGCGAGTTCGGGCTGATCTCGGAGCTCACGAGCCTCTTCGAGCAGGGCGAGCAGGTGCTCGTCGGCCCGGGCGACGACGCGGCCGTGCTGCGGGTCCGCAACGGGCACGTCGTGGTCTCCACCGACCTGATGGTCGAGGGCCGGCACTTCCGGCGCGACTGGGCCACCGCGGAGGACGTCGGCCACCGCGCCGCCGCCCAGAACCTCTCCGACATCAACGCGATGGGCGGCCGGGCCACCTCGCTGACCATCGGCCTGGCCGCTCCCGCTGACCTGCCGGTCCAGTGGGCGCTCGACTTCGCGCGCGGGTTCGCAGCGGAGTGCGCCGAGGTGGGCGCCACGGTCGTCGGCGGCGACCTCACCCGCGCCGACCAGGTCGTCATCGCGGTGACCGTGCTCGGCGGCTGCACCGTCTCGCCGGTGCTGCGCAGCGGTGCCGGCGCCGGTGACGTCCTCGCGCTGACCGGCCGCCAAGGCTGGGCCGCTGGCGGGCTGGCCGTCCTCGGCCGGGGGTTCCGCTCGCCACGGGTGCTGGTGGAGGCCTACCGGCGCCCCGAGCCGCCGTACGCCGCCGGGCCGGTCGCCGCCGAGGCCGGGGCCACCTCGATGATCGACGTGTCCGACGGGCTGCTCGCCGAGGCGCGCCACCTGGCCGAGGCGAGCGGCGTCGCGATCGACGTGCGCCGGGACGCCTTCGAGGTCCCGGAGCCGCTGGTCGCGGTGGGTTCGGCCCTCGGGGCCGACCCGCTCGGCTTCATCCTCGGCGGCGGGGACGACCACGCGCTGCTCGCCACCTTCCCCGACACCACGTCGGTGCCCGAGGGCTGGCAGGTCGTCGGTGAGGTCCTGGAGGGGAGCGGGGTCACCGTCGACGGCGCGGGGTACGACGGTCCGACGGGGTGGACGCACTTCTGA
- a CDS encoding ATP-dependent DNA helicase RecG, which translates to MITVDSPVASVFGRAHKKRQLVREGLGMETVGDLLFHFPRRYVKTNELSEVAEPVEGESLSVVGRITSSDVKTFQDRRTRRRSFRLEVRVTTNGPDFSLSFFLPYQGQAESEQARMAPGKFGMFTGKAKRFGGRWQIAQPHSVVFDEEGEGGLAASMKGLLPIYPVTAKLYSWDVQKVVQAALDMVEDVPDVLPADLRESHHLLDVTTALRWIHGPDDYAQVGAAQKRFRFEEALVTQLVLARRRAEQRALGARARTGGGHLLEAFDARLPFELTRGQQEVGEQLEQDLAEPHPMNRLLQGEVGSGKTLVALRAMLRVVDSGAQAALLAPTEVLAQQHHRSIGAMLGDLATGGMLGGASDATTIALLTGSMTKAQRQEAMLRITTGEAGVVIGTHALLEGGVEFADLGLVVVDEQHRFGVEQRAALTDKAGTPPHVLVMTATPIPRTVAMTVFGDLETSVLSELPAGRAPIQSSVVPLAEQPHWLDRVWERVREEVAAGHQAYVVCPRITGDVQEQGESDQLDLDEDGEPVPAKAALTAVEELHAELAAGPLADLRVAVLHGRMPADEKDRTMRSFAAGEIDVLVSTTVIEVGVDVANATTMVLMDADRFGVSQLHQLRGRVGRGGLPGLCLLVSRAETGSPARDRLEAVAATTDGFELSRVDLEQRREGDVLGRSQSGFRSSLRTLRVLRDEKTIVAAREAAEALLETDPTLSAAPGLAAAVADLEHSRHSDFMEKA; encoded by the coding sequence GTGATCACCGTCGACAGCCCGGTCGCGAGCGTCTTCGGCCGGGCCCACAAGAAGCGCCAGCTGGTCCGCGAGGGGCTCGGCATGGAGACCGTCGGCGACCTGCTCTTCCACTTCCCCCGGCGCTATGTCAAGACCAACGAGCTCAGCGAGGTCGCCGAGCCCGTCGAGGGCGAGTCGCTCTCCGTGGTCGGCCGGATCACCTCGAGCGACGTGAAGACCTTCCAGGACCGCCGCACCCGCCGCCGCAGCTTCCGGCTCGAGGTGCGCGTGACCACCAACGGCCCCGACTTCTCCCTCTCCTTCTTCCTCCCCTACCAGGGCCAGGCCGAGTCGGAGCAGGCCCGGATGGCGCCCGGGAAGTTCGGCATGTTCACCGGCAAGGCCAAGCGGTTCGGCGGGCGGTGGCAGATCGCGCAGCCCCACTCGGTCGTCTTCGACGAGGAGGGAGAGGGTGGGCTCGCGGCGAGCATGAAGGGACTGCTGCCGATCTACCCGGTCACCGCGAAGCTCTACTCCTGGGACGTCCAGAAGGTCGTGCAGGCGGCGCTCGACATGGTCGAGGACGTCCCCGACGTGCTGCCGGCCGACCTTCGTGAGTCCCACCACCTGCTCGACGTCACGACCGCCCTGCGCTGGATCCACGGCCCCGACGACTACGCGCAGGTCGGCGCGGCCCAGAAGCGCTTCCGGTTCGAGGAGGCGCTGGTCACCCAGCTGGTGCTCGCCCGGCGCCGCGCGGAGCAGCGCGCCCTCGGTGCTCGCGCCCGGACCGGCGGCGGCCACCTGCTCGAGGCCTTCGACGCCAGGCTTCCCTTCGAGCTCACCCGCGGCCAGCAGGAGGTCGGCGAGCAGCTCGAGCAGGACCTCGCCGAGCCGCACCCGATGAACCGCCTGCTCCAGGGGGAGGTCGGCTCCGGCAAGACGCTCGTGGCGCTGCGGGCCATGCTGCGCGTGGTCGACAGCGGTGCCCAGGCCGCGCTGCTGGCGCCGACCGAGGTGCTGGCCCAGCAGCACCACCGCTCCATCGGCGCCATGCTCGGTGACCTCGCGACCGGCGGCATGCTGGGCGGGGCCTCCGACGCGACGACGATCGCGCTGCTGACGGGCTCGATGACCAAGGCGCAGCGCCAGGAGGCGATGCTGCGGATCACGACGGGGGAGGCCGGCGTCGTGATCGGCACCCACGCGCTGCTCGAGGGAGGTGTCGAGTTCGCCGACCTGGGGCTCGTGGTGGTCGACGAGCAGCACCGCTTCGGCGTCGAGCAGCGGGCCGCGCTCACCGACAAGGCAGGCACGCCGCCCCACGTGCTGGTCATGACCGCCACCCCGATCCCGCGCACCGTCGCGATGACGGTCTTCGGCGACCTCGAGACCTCGGTGCTCTCCGAGCTGCCCGCCGGCCGGGCACCCATCCAGAGCAGCGTGGTCCCGCTCGCCGAGCAGCCCCACTGGCTGGACCGGGTGTGGGAGCGGGTGCGCGAGGAGGTCGCCGCCGGCCACCAGGCGTACGTCGTCTGCCCGCGGATCACCGGCGACGTGCAGGAGCAGGGGGAGAGCGACCAGCTCGACCTCGACGAGGACGGCGAGCCGGTCCCGGCCAAGGCCGCGCTGACCGCGGTCGAGGAGCTCCACGCCGAGCTCGCCGCCGGACCGCTGGCCGACCTGCGGGTCGCGGTGCTCCACGGTCGGATGCCCGCGGACGAGAAGGACCGCACCATGCGCTCGTTCGCCGCCGGCGAGATCGACGTCCTCGTCTCCACCACGGTGATCGAGGTGGGGGTCGACGTGGCCAACGCCACCACGATGGTGCTCATGGACGCCGACCGGTTCGGTGTCTCCCAGCTCCACCAGCTGCGCGGCCGCGTCGGCCGGGGCGGGCTCCCGGGACTGTGCCTGCTGGTGAGCCGCGCCGAGACCGGAAGCCCCGCCCGCGACCGGCTGGAGGCCGTCGCCGCGACGACCGACGGCTTCGAGCTCAGCCGGGTCGACCTCGAGCAGCGCCGTGAGGGCGACGTCCTGGGCCGGTCGCAGAGCGGCTTCCGGTCCAGCCTGCGGACACTGCGGGTGCTGCGCGACGAGAAGACCATCGTCGCCGCACGAGAGGCGGCGGAGGCCTTGCTGGAGACCGATCCGACGCTCTCGGCCGCGCCCGGGCTGGCGGCGGCAGTGGCAGACCTCGAGCATTCGCGGCACTCTGACTTCATGGAGAAGGCATGA
- a CDS encoding DUF5995 family protein, whose amino-acid sequence MSQPATVDEVLTRMREIDAGLSPDDGVAVFNRMYLTVTERIGAILEPGAGSTTFRDAETMAELDVRFANLWLTAHDADAAGRPVPSAWRPLFEGRAGGRLPVQYAVAGMNSHIEHDLPLAVVDTCAARGLEPEDVHADYEAVNDVLAQVESGVRRSFLSSVGRTVDDRIGPVVHLVSSWNIDKARDLSWVTVQTLWALRRTRLLRDRVLESLGDTVGMTSRVLLTPC is encoded by the coding sequence ATGAGCCAGCCTGCGACCGTCGACGAGGTCCTGACCCGGATGCGCGAGATCGACGCCGGCCTGTCGCCCGACGACGGTGTGGCCGTCTTCAACCGGATGTACCTCACGGTCACCGAGCGCATCGGCGCCATCCTCGAACCCGGGGCGGGATCGACGACCTTCCGGGACGCCGAGACGATGGCCGAGCTGGACGTCCGTTTCGCCAACCTCTGGTTGACCGCCCACGACGCGGACGCCGCCGGGCGGCCGGTCCCGTCAGCCTGGCGACCGCTCTTCGAGGGGCGCGCCGGTGGGCGGCTCCCCGTCCAGTACGCCGTCGCCGGGATGAACAGCCACATCGAGCACGACCTGCCCCTCGCCGTCGTGGACACCTGCGCCGCCCGCGGCCTCGAGCCCGAGGACGTGCACGCCGACTACGAGGCCGTCAACGACGTGCTCGCCCAGGTCGAGTCCGGCGTCCGGCGGTCCTTCCTGTCCTCGGTGGGACGCACGGTGGACGACCGGATCGGCCCGGTGGTCCACCTCGTCAGCTCCTGGAACATCGACAAGGCCCGCGACCTGTCGTGGGTGACGGTGCAGACGCTGTGGGCGCTGCGTCGGACCCGGTTGCTGCGCGACCGGGTGCTCGAGAGCCTCGGCGACACGGTCGGGATGACCTCGAGGGTGCTGCTCACCCCCTGCTGA
- a CDS encoding D-alanine--D-alanine ligase family protein, producing the protein MSQSSRKPRVAVVFGGRSSEHAISCVTAGSVLRAIDRDQYDVVPIGIATDGRWVLEADDPERLQISGRLLPEVDADRAAVVLAREAASTELVVHEASQPPQTLGEVDVVFPLLHGPWGEDGTLQGMLEMAGVRYVGAGVLASAVSMDKAYMKVVLRDAGLPLMPSVTISRRDWAADPQACRERAAELGYPLFVKPARGGSSIGISKAHAPDELDDCIAEAHRHDSKALVEVSAEGGREVECGVLQALDGTPETSVPAEIKIGGDHEFYDFAAKYLPEEHTELDVPADLPEHLSAQLREHAARAFEAVGCEGLARVDFFVMPDDSLVLNEINTMPGFTPTSMFPRMWAATGMEYAEVVDRLIQLALTRDTGLR; encoded by the coding sequence ATGAGCCAGTCCAGCCGCAAGCCCCGCGTCGCCGTCGTGTTCGGCGGCCGCTCCAGCGAGCACGCCATCTCCTGCGTGACCGCCGGCAGCGTGCTGCGGGCGATCGACCGTGACCAGTACGACGTCGTCCCCATCGGCATCGCCACCGACGGCCGGTGGGTGCTCGAGGCCGACGACCCCGAGCGGCTCCAGATCTCCGGCCGACTGCTGCCGGAGGTCGACGCGGACCGGGCGGCCGTGGTGCTGGCACGGGAGGCGGCCAGCACCGAGCTGGTGGTGCACGAGGCCTCGCAGCCGCCGCAGACCCTCGGCGAGGTCGACGTCGTCTTCCCGCTGCTCCACGGACCGTGGGGCGAGGACGGGACCCTGCAGGGGATGCTCGAGATGGCCGGCGTGCGCTACGTCGGTGCCGGCGTGCTGGCCTCCGCGGTCAGCATGGACAAGGCCTACATGAAGGTCGTGCTGCGCGACGCCGGCCTGCCGCTGATGCCGTCGGTCACGATCAGTCGTCGTGACTGGGCCGCCGACCCGCAGGCCTGCCGCGAGCGCGCGGCGGAGCTCGGCTACCCGCTCTTCGTGAAGCCGGCGCGGGGCGGCTCCTCGATCGGTATCTCCAAGGCCCACGCTCCCGACGAGCTCGACGACTGCATCGCCGAGGCGCACCGGCACGACAGCAAGGCGCTGGTCGAGGTCTCCGCCGAGGGCGGCCGCGAGGTCGAGTGCGGGGTGCTCCAGGCGCTCGACGGCACGCCGGAGACCAGCGTCCCCGCGGAGATCAAGATCGGCGGCGACCACGAGTTCTACGACTTCGCCGCCAAGTACCTCCCGGAGGAGCACACCGAGCTCGACGTCCCCGCGGACCTCCCCGAGCACCTCTCGGCCCAGCTCCGTGAGCACGCCGCGCGCGCCTTCGAGGCCGTGGGCTGCGAGGGGCTGGCGCGGGTGGACTTCTTCGTGATGCCCGACGACTCGCTGGTCCTCAACGAGATCAACACGATGCCCGGCTTCACGCCGACGTCGATGTTCCCGCGGATGTGGGCCGCCACCGGCATGGAGTACGCCGAGGTCGTCGACCGCCTGATCCAGCTGGCCCTGACCCGGGACACCGGCCTGCGCTGA
- the coaD gene encoding pantetheine-phosphate adenylyltransferase → MRRAVCPGSFDPVTNGHLDIVGRAAQLFDEVVVAVGVNASKKRLFTPEERMDMLRRACEPWDNVRIDGFSGLLTDFCQEHDVHAIVKGLRAVSDFDYELQMAQMNASLAPVETVFVPTSPEWSFLASSLVKEVATYGGDVSGLVPDFVHDALTARLAERQR, encoded by the coding sequence GTGCGCCGAGCCGTGTGCCCGGGGTCGTTCGACCCCGTGACCAACGGTCACCTCGACATCGTGGGCCGCGCCGCGCAGCTCTTCGACGAGGTCGTGGTCGCCGTCGGCGTCAACGCGTCCAAGAAGCGGCTCTTCACGCCCGAGGAGCGGATGGACATGCTGCGTCGAGCCTGCGAGCCGTGGGACAACGTGCGCATCGACGGGTTCTCGGGGCTGCTGACCGACTTCTGCCAGGAGCACGACGTGCACGCCATCGTGAAGGGCCTGCGCGCCGTGAGCGACTTCGACTACGAGCTCCAGATGGCCCAGATGAACGCCTCGCTGGCCCCCGTCGAGACGGTCTTCGTCCCGACCAGCCCCGAGTGGTCCTTCCTCGCGTCCTCGCTGGTCAAGGAGGTCGCGACCTACGGCGGCGACGTCTCCGGGCTGGTCCCCGACTTCGTCCACGACGCCCTGACGGCGCGGCTCGCCGAGCGGCAGCGGTGA
- the rpmB gene encoding 50S ribosomal protein L28 — protein sequence MAAVCDICAKKPGFGNNRPWSRKITKRRFDPNIQRVRATVNGTPKRLNVCTSCLKAGKVTR from the coding sequence GTGGCTGCCGTCTGTGACATCTGCGCCAAGAAGCCCGGCTTCGGCAACAACCGTCCGTGGTCTCGCAAGATCACCAAGCGTCGCTTCGACCCCAACATCCAGCGGGTCCGCGCCACGGTCAACGGCACCCCGAAGCGCCTCAACGTCTGCACCAGCTGCCTGAAGGCCGGCAAGGTCACCCGCTGA
- a CDS encoding DAK2 domain-containing protein encodes MLAPTGGTITLETVLRFVDIATDALAGAREEIDALNVFPVPDGDTGTNMFLTVSAARDAIREATGGDPGADLASGLAAMSRGALLGARGNSGVILSQMLGAIAGRMTRAGAEERNAVVVAEALREATDASYAAVGEPVEGTMLTVAAAATAAALEVAGRPDARARDVFTAAAGAAREALARTPEQLPALRDAGVVDAGGRGVSVILDAAETVLTGRRPTPVTVPARGHTIPVPVPADDLTPGGPAYEVMYLLDADDDRIPALRESLAGLGDSLVVVGGEGLWNVHVHVDDVGAAVEAGIEAGRPHRVRVTHFAEQVAAGRRTPERTGRRIVAVAAGPGLEALFGEAGAEVVAGGPGRRPSTQQILDAILATGAGEVVVLPNDGDSVRVARIAAQTAEHDAGVRTAVIPTEAQVQGLAALAVHEPGRSFDQDVLEMTATARHARHGAVTIAARQAITMAGPCEPGDVLGVVAGDFAVVGDDLRAVAVDVLERLLAGGGELVTIVRGAAEQEGLADHCAAYVEERHPHVDVVLYDGGQERYPLLVAVE; translated from the coding sequence ATGTTGGCACCGACCGGCGGCACCATCACGCTGGAGACGGTCCTCCGCTTCGTCGACATCGCGACCGACGCCCTCGCCGGTGCCCGTGAGGAGATCGACGCACTCAACGTCTTCCCGGTGCCCGACGGCGACACCGGCACCAACATGTTCCTCACGGTCTCCGCCGCGCGTGACGCGATCCGGGAGGCGACCGGAGGCGACCCCGGGGCCGACCTCGCGTCCGGGCTGGCCGCGATGTCCCGCGGCGCCCTGCTCGGAGCCCGCGGCAACTCCGGGGTGATCCTGAGCCAGATGCTCGGCGCCATCGCCGGACGGATGACCCGTGCCGGAGCCGAGGAGCGCAACGCCGTCGTGGTCGCGGAGGCGCTGCGCGAGGCGACCGACGCCAGCTACGCCGCGGTGGGGGAGCCCGTCGAGGGCACCATGCTCACGGTCGCCGCAGCCGCCACGGCGGCAGCCCTCGAGGTCGCCGGACGTCCCGATGCCCGGGCCCGCGACGTCTTCACGGCCGCCGCCGGCGCGGCGCGCGAGGCGCTGGCCCGGACCCCCGAGCAGCTCCCGGCGCTGCGCGACGCCGGCGTCGTCGACGCCGGGGGACGGGGCGTCAGCGTGATCCTCGACGCCGCCGAGACGGTGCTGACCGGCCGCCGCCCCACGCCCGTGACCGTTCCCGCCCGCGGACACACGATCCCGGTCCCCGTTCCGGCCGACGACCTGACGCCGGGTGGCCCCGCCTACGAGGTGATGTACCTCCTCGACGCCGACGACGACCGCATCCCGGCGCTGAGGGAGTCCCTCGCCGGGCTCGGCGACTCCCTGGTGGTGGTCGGCGGCGAGGGCCTCTGGAACGTCCACGTCCACGTCGACGACGTGGGCGCGGCCGTCGAGGCCGGCATCGAGGCGGGCCGGCCCCACCGGGTCCGGGTGACCCACTTCGCGGAGCAGGTCGCCGCCGGCCGACGTACGCCGGAGCGGACCGGCCGGCGGATCGTCGCCGTCGCCGCGGGGCCGGGCCTCGAGGCGCTGTTCGGGGAGGCCGGGGCCGAGGTCGTCGCCGGTGGGCCGGGGCGCCGGCCGAGCACGCAGCAGATCCTCGACGCGATCCTCGCCACCGGTGCGGGCGAGGTGGTGGTGCTGCCCAACGACGGCGACTCGGTCCGTGTCGCCCGGATCGCGGCCCAGACCGCCGAGCACGACGCCGGCGTGCGGACCGCGGTGATCCCGACCGAGGCCCAGGTGCAGGGCCTGGCGGCGCTGGCGGTCCACGAACCCGGCCGCAGCTTCGACCAGGACGTCCTCGAGATGACCGCGACCGCACGGCACGCCCGCCACGGTGCCGTCACCATCGCCGCCCGGCAGGCGATCACCATGGCGGGGCCGTGCGAGCCCGGCGACGTGCTCGGGGTCGTCGCCGGCGACTTCGCCGTCGTCGGCGACGACCTGCGGGCCGTGGCCGTCGACGTCCTGGAGCGGCTGCTCGCGGGTGGCGGCGAGCTGGTGACCATCGTGCGGGGTGCCGCCGAGCAGGAGGGGCTCGCCGACCACTGCGCGGCGTACGTCGAGGAACGTCATCCCCACGTCGACGTCGTCCTGTACGACGGCGGGCAGGAGCGCTACCCGCTGCTGGTGGCGGTCGAGTGA
- a CDS encoding YceD family protein: MLDTRELGRRPGSQREVTRQVEAPPELGIEVLHVPEGSPVEIDLRLEAVMEGVLVTGTATAALEGECVRCLEAIDDDVEVTFQELYLYDDHAPADGDGQEDEVNRLEDDLLDLEPLLRDAVVLALPFQPLCEDDCPGLCTECGARLADDPDHAHEAPIDPRWAGLAALTQDQHEPEQQQD, from the coding sequence GTGCTCGACACCCGCGAGCTCGGCCGCCGCCCGGGGTCCCAGCGTGAGGTGACGCGCCAGGTCGAGGCCCCGCCAGAGCTGGGCATCGAAGTCCTGCACGTCCCCGAGGGCTCGCCGGTCGAGATCGACCTGCGGCTCGAGGCGGTCATGGAGGGGGTGCTGGTCACGGGCACGGCCACGGCCGCGCTCGAGGGCGAGTGCGTACGCTGCCTGGAAGCGATCGACGACGACGTCGAGGTCACGTTCCAGGAGCTGTACCTCTACGACGACCACGCCCCTGCCGATGGCGACGGGCAGGAGGACGAGGTCAACCGGCTCGAGGACGACCTGCTCGACCTCGAGCCACTGCTGCGGGACGCGGTGGTGCTCGCACTGCCGTTCCAGCCGCTGTGCGAGGACGACTGTCCGGGGTTGTGCACCGAGTGTGGTGCGCGGCTGGCGGACGATCCCGACCACGCGCACGAGGCGCCGATCGACCCGAGGTGGGCCGGGCTCGCAGCACTGACGCAGGACCAGCACGAACCAGAGCAGCAACAGGACTGA
- the rpmF gene encoding 50S ribosomal protein L32, translating into MAVPKRKMSRSNTRHRRSQWKAVAPSLVTCANPACGAKHLPHRACGECGQYGARADRRQVL; encoded by the coding sequence GTGGCTGTCCCGAAGCGGAAGATGTCGCGCAGCAACACGCGTCACCGTCGCTCGCAGTGGAAGGCCGTCGCGCCCTCCCTGGTGACCTGCGCCAACCCCGCCTGCGGTGCCAAGCACCTCCCGCACCGTGCGTGCGGCGAGTGCGGCCAGTACGGCGCCCGCGCCGACCGTCGTCAGGTCCTCTGA
- the rsmD gene encoding 16S rRNA (guanine(966)-N(2))-methyltransferase RsmD, whose product MTRIIGGRAGGRRLQTQRGSHTRPTSDRVREALFSTIESWCGSLSGLRFLDLYAGSGAVGFEAWSRGAGVVTLVEQDRRSSAVIRDNARTLGFPAANVVTASVASALRRAPVAPYDLVFLDPPYPHDTESVEQDLQSLVDHGWLVPGALVALERSSRSTVPRFPGGFGEVREKRYGETTLWYGHAASSRDADAASD is encoded by the coding sequence ATGACACGCATCATCGGGGGACGGGCCGGAGGCCGGCGACTGCAGACGCAGCGGGGCTCCCACACCCGACCCACGAGCGACCGGGTGCGCGAGGCCTTGTTCTCGACGATCGAGTCGTGGTGCGGCTCGCTGTCCGGCCTGCGCTTCCTCGACCTCTACGCCGGCTCGGGAGCGGTCGGCTTCGAGGCGTGGTCCCGCGGGGCCGGCGTGGTGACGCTCGTCGAGCAGGACCGTCGCTCCTCGGCCGTCATCCGCGACAACGCGCGCACGCTCGGGTTCCCGGCGGCCAACGTGGTCACCGCCAGTGTCGCGTCGGCGCTGCGCCGCGCGCCGGTGGCTCCCTACGACCTGGTGTTCCTCGACCCGCCGTACCCCCACGACACCGAGAGCGTCGAGCAGGACCTGCAGTCGCTCGTCGACCACGGCTGGCTGGTGCCCGGGGCGCTGGTGGCGCTGGAGCGGTCCTCGCGCAGCACCGTCCCCCGGTTCCCCGGGGGCTTCGGGGAGGTCCGCGAGAAGCGTTACGGCGAGACGACGCTCTGGTACGGTCACGCCGCCTCGTCCCGTGACGCCGACGCGGCGTCCGACTGA
- a CDS encoding Lrp/AsnC family transcriptional regulator, giving the protein MVVQAYILIQTDVGKAAEVAREIAQVKGVTLAEDVTGPYDVIVRAEARNVDELGKLVVSKVQNLDGITRTLTCPVVHI; this is encoded by the coding sequence ATGGTCGTCCAGGCGTACATCCTGATCCAGACCGACGTCGGCAAGGCCGCCGAGGTCGCCCGAGAGATCGCGCAGGTCAAGGGCGTCACGCTCGCCGAGGACGTCACCGGACCCTACGACGTGATCGTGCGTGCCGAGGCCCGCAACGTCGACGAGCTCGGCAAGCTGGTGGTCTCGAAGGTCCAGAACCTCGACGGCATCACCCGCACGCTCACCTGCCCGGTGGTGCACATCTGA
- the rnc gene encoding ribonuclease III, whose protein sequence is MSNYPELRAALGDPHLDPELLERALTHRSFAYENGGLPTNERLEFLGDAVLGVVVTETLYVTHPDLSEGRLAKLRAAVVNARALAGVGREIGLGRHVKLGRGEQTTGGRNKASILSDTVEAVLGAIHLSGGFEVSAQVVHRLFDPLIETASSMGAGLDWKTSLQELSAEHALGVPEYVIADEGPDHAKTFTAQVRVGDGLYGNGVGRSKKEAEQAAAETAYGEIASGLGIEDPAIDASSRQG, encoded by the coding sequence TTGAGCAACTACCCGGAGCTGCGCGCAGCGCTCGGGGATCCGCACCTGGACCCCGAGCTGCTGGAGCGCGCCCTGACCCACCGCTCGTTCGCCTACGAGAACGGCGGGCTCCCCACCAACGAGCGGTTGGAGTTCCTCGGTGACGCCGTCCTCGGCGTGGTCGTCACCGAGACGCTCTACGTCACCCACCCGGACCTCTCCGAGGGCCGGCTGGCCAAGCTCCGCGCCGCCGTCGTCAACGCCCGCGCGCTCGCCGGAGTCGGACGCGAGATCGGGCTCGGCCGCCACGTCAAGCTCGGCCGCGGCGAGCAGACCACCGGCGGGCGCAACAAGGCCTCCATCCTCTCCGACACCGTCGAGGCGGTGCTCGGGGCCATCCACCTCTCCGGCGGCTTCGAGGTCTCGGCCCAGGTCGTCCACCGGCTCTTCGACCCGCTGATCGAGACCGCGTCCTCGATGGGCGCCGGCCTCGACTGGAAGACCTCCCTGCAGGAGCTCTCCGCGGAGCACGCCCTCGGTGTGCCCGAGTACGTCATCGCCGACGAGGGCCCCGACCACGCCAAGACCTTCACCGCGCAGGTGCGGGTCGGCGACGGCCTCTACGGCAACGGCGTGGGCCGCTCCAAGAAGGAGGCCGAGCAGGCCGCCGCGGAGACGGCGTACGGCGAGATCGCCAGTGGCCTGGGCATCGAGGACCCCGCGATCGACGCCTCCAGCCGCCAGGGCTGA